A single Tenacibaculum sp. 190524A02b DNA region contains:
- a CDS encoding DUF177 domain-containing protein, producing the protein MKDLKDFNVPFVGLKEGSHLFEYHIDKTFFEAFQFDEYNDSNVTCNIELTKKSTLMEFFFKVKGNVNVPCDITNEFFDQSIEGELKLVVKFGHEYNDDNIDILIIPHDSYQVNIAQYIYELIVLSVPSKRIHPKVADGTMESEALKKLEELRIKDNNNNTVEEKTTDPRWDKLKDLLTDK; encoded by the coding sequence ATGAAAGACTTAAAAGATTTCAATGTACCTTTTGTAGGTTTAAAAGAAGGAAGTCATTTATTTGAATATCATATTGACAAGACGTTCTTTGAAGCTTTTCAATTTGATGAATATAATGACAGCAATGTAACTTGTAATATTGAACTAACTAAAAAAAGCACTCTAATGGAGTTCTTTTTTAAAGTAAAAGGAAATGTGAATGTTCCTTGTGATATTACAAATGAATTTTTTGATCAAAGTATAGAAGGAGAATTAAAACTTGTAGTAAAGTTTGGTCATGAATATAATGATGATAATATAGATATTCTTATTATACCTCATGATTCATATCAAGTTAACATAGCTCAATATATTTATGAACTAATTGTATTATCTGTTCCTAGTAAAAGAATACACCCTAAAGTGGCAGATGGTACGATGGAATCAGAGGCTTTAAAAAAACTTGAAGAGTTAAGAATAAAAGACAATAACAACAATACTGTTGAAGAAAAAACAAC